The following proteins are co-located in the Pedobacter sp. FW305-3-2-15-E-R2A2 genome:
- a CDS encoding glycosyltransferase family 39 protein translates to MLQTKKSAEQILLIFLGLWTLLNIIQAIFVEVHADEAYYWVYSRFLDWGYFDHPPMVALFIKIGDALLPGTLGLRLFSVITSTLSIFLLWKIVKPYAENIKLFILLFASVVLFHVYGFITTPDSPLFFFTVLFFYVYQKYVASDQLKWAFLLALVIACLLYSKYHGILVLFFTILSNLKLLKRPSFWLIVGVAVLAFLPHIWWQVQNNYPSFYYHVIDRSAAFYKTKFTTEYLLAQLALAGPLVGWFLYQAAVRSKTEDAFIRAIKVNFYGIFIFFLFSTLKGRVEAHWTLPGMLCLFILAYLFMAKKETPKWFEKLAIVNIVLIILIRLILIIPIDSLMKIKAVAYYFGNQVWAKQIHEKAGDAPVIFTDSFQVPSRYNYYTRSTKGFGYDSRYYRKNQYDIWSLEDSLRNKKVYYVLQASHGEGIAQDTISTSKGLYYGRWIEALRMYQKVAVNPVEKLNVLKKGTEISLKLKITNPYDQEISLGNSGEKWKCFLEYSFRNGETLAEFKPVTADLENVRIPAKQSIELPVRFIAPEAAGKYKLIFSLRTEPFSGARNSNMIAVEVK, encoded by the coding sequence ATGCTACAAACGAAAAAAAGTGCTGAACAAATATTGCTCATTTTTTTAGGGTTATGGACCCTTTTGAATATTATTCAGGCAATCTTTGTAGAAGTACATGCTGATGAGGCTTATTATTGGGTGTATTCCCGCTTTTTAGATTGGGGTTACTTTGATCATCCGCCAATGGTGGCGCTGTTTATCAAAATCGGAGATGCTTTATTGCCGGGGACACTGGGATTGAGGCTGTTTTCGGTCATTACGAGTACACTTTCTATTTTCCTGCTTTGGAAGATCGTAAAGCCCTATGCGGAAAATATAAAGCTCTTTATACTCTTATTTGCTTCGGTAGTTCTTTTTCATGTATATGGCTTTATTACCACACCAGACTCGCCATTGTTCTTTTTTACAGTGTTGTTTTTTTATGTATATCAGAAATATGTGGCTTCTGATCAGCTTAAATGGGCTTTTCTACTGGCATTGGTGATTGCTTGTTTATTGTATAGCAAATACCATGGAATCCTGGTTTTATTCTTCACGATCCTTTCAAACCTAAAGTTGTTAAAACGGCCTTCTTTCTGGCTCATCGTTGGTGTTGCTGTCCTTGCTTTTCTTCCACATATCTGGTGGCAGGTACAAAACAATTATCCTTCATTTTATTACCATGTAATTGACCGTTCCGCAGCTTTCTATAAAACGAAATTTACGACCGAATACCTGCTGGCGCAACTGGCACTTGCCGGACCGTTGGTGGGTTGGTTCCTATATCAGGCGGCGGTAAGGTCAAAAACGGAAGATGCATTCATCAGGGCCATTAAAGTTAACTTTTATGGAATTTTTATTTTCTTTCTTTTTAGTACGCTTAAAGGAAGGGTAGAAGCACATTGGACTTTGCCTGGAATGCTTTGTTTGTTTATCCTTGCCTATCTTTTTATGGCAAAGAAGGAAACTCCGAAATGGTTTGAAAAGCTGGCCATCGTCAATATAGTTCTGATCATTTTGATCAGACTAATCCTCATCATCCCAATTGATTCTTTAATGAAAATTAAAGCGGTTGCGTATTATTTTGGCAATCAGGTGTGGGCAAAGCAGATTCATGAAAAGGCAGGAGATGCTCCTGTAATCTTTACAGATTCTTTCCAGGTCCCTTCACGCTATAATTATTATACCCGATCCACCAAAGGTTTTGGTTACGATTCCAGGTATTACCGGAAGAATCAATACGACATCTGGTCGCTGGAAGATAGCCTTAGAAACAAAAAAGTGTATTATGTTTTACAAGCCAGTCATGGGGAAGGAATAGCGCAAGATACCATCTCCACTTCAAAAGGGTTGTATTATGGCCGTTGGATAGAAGCGCTGAGGATGTACCAAAAAGTAGCTGTTAATCCGGTAGAAAAGCTTAACGTGTTAAAAAAAGGAACGGAGATTTCCTTGAAACTGAAAATTACAAACCCATATGATCAGGAAATCTCCCTGGGCAACAGTGGCGAAAAATGGAAATGTTTTCTCGAATACAGTTTCAGGAATGGAGAAACCCTGGCTGAATTTAAGCCGGTAACTGCTGATCTTGAAAATGTCAGGATTCCTGCGAAGCAATCTATAGAGCTGCCAGTCAGGTTTATTGCCCCGGAGGCTGCCGGAAAATATAAACTGATCTTTTCCTTAAGAACGGAACCTTTCAGTGGCGCAAGAAATAGCAATATGATTGCTGTTGAGGTTAAATAG
- a CDS encoding DUF6266 family protein → MAKAPNGPLGALNGKLHNLVFYVLNGQPVVRTIGDPGKPSRNQLANRQAMSVTMEMVSRISEFTNVSFELEARGTVRNAHNLATSYIKKHALKGEYPNISVDYSKVILSNGNLPGANDLKIEKKKKGVLVSWDPSGQYNDTVMILLYHPLEKTATSVINACRRDAGSYFIDLYEQRVEEPIEAYICFKSANGKAISDSTYIGNLNGAVESPEEIRQKQNYVLVKQRFDVLETDYLQQMKDNRGNPVNSKAFRSLEREYEVLKNKLEHLPGKPG, encoded by the coding sequence ATGGCAAAAGCACCAAATGGGCCTTTGGGGGCCTTAAATGGAAAATTACACAACCTGGTTTTCTATGTCTTAAACGGACAGCCGGTTGTTCGTACGATTGGAGATCCGGGTAAACCGAGCAGAAATCAGCTGGCCAACCGTCAGGCGATGTCAGTAACTATGGAAATGGTGAGCAGGATCTCTGAGTTTACCAATGTCAGCTTTGAGCTGGAAGCAAGAGGAACGGTTCGAAATGCCCATAACCTCGCCACTTCATATATTAAAAAACACGCTTTAAAAGGAGAATATCCAAATATTTCTGTGGATTATAGCAAGGTTATACTCAGCAATGGAAATTTACCGGGTGCAAATGACCTGAAAATCGAAAAGAAGAAAAAAGGAGTATTGGTGAGCTGGGATCCTAGTGGTCAGTACAACGACACGGTGATGATTCTTCTTTATCACCCTCTGGAAAAAACGGCAACGTCTGTGATTAACGCCTGCAGGAGAGATGCCGGGAGTTACTTTATCGATTTGTACGAGCAGCGGGTTGAGGAACCTATTGAGGCCTATATCTGCTTCAAATCTGCTAATGGGAAGGCCATTTCGGACAGTACCTACATCGGAAATTTGAACGGAGCAGTGGAAAGCCCGGAAGAGATCAGGCAAAAGCAAAATTATGTGTTGGTAAAACAACGTTTTGATGTTCTGGAGACCGATTATTTGCAGCAAATGAAAGATAACCGGGGGAATCCCGTCAATAGCAAAGCATTCCGAAGTCTGGAAAGGGAGTATGAGGTGTTGAAGAATAAACTGGAGCATCTTCCAGGAAAGCCTGGTTGA
- a CDS encoding GtrA family protein — MMTLATIELNNTFLFKFLKFGVVGFSGLIVDFGVTYLCKEKLKIHKYVSSSLGFIVATTTNYTLNRYWTFNNHDAASITQFGKFFVISLVGLFLSNSLIYLLNDKLKWNFYVAKACAIVIISLWNFFANYLYTFSS; from the coding sequence ATGATGACCCTTGCTACGATTGAATTAAATAACACTTTTCTTTTTAAGTTTTTGAAATTCGGTGTGGTAGGCTTTTCGGGGCTTATCGTAGATTTCGGAGTTACTTATCTCTGTAAAGAGAAACTGAAAATTCATAAATACGTTTCCAGCTCATTGGGCTTTATTGTCGCCACCACGACAAATTATACCTTAAACCGTTACTGGACCTTTAACAACCATGATGCGGCGAGTATTACTCAGTTTGGAAAATTCTTTGTCATTTCTCTGGTGGGATTATTTTTAAGCAATAGTCTGATTTATCTGCTCAATGACAAGTTGAAATGGAATTTCTATGTGGCGAAGGCCTGTGCCATTGTCATCATTTCTTTATGGAACTTCTTTGCCAATTACCTGTATACCTTCTCCAGTTAA
- a CDS encoding SusD/RagB family nutrient-binding outer membrane lipoprotein has translation MKQKTLYIAALWILLGTSCTKDLEEMNINPNQPTKVEPGPLFTALELRQAGTSVARRSNVGFGMMMVQQTATTKIDDLEGDKYLPSESAALLFNEEYAVPVLNMAMLIDMLKQAPEKVNLYAAARIWKVMQMHRLTDAYGDVPYSQAGQGFLQQIYKPVYDKQSAIYADMLNELEQATKAFDPAKTTFGAADIIYQGKTEQWKRLGNSLMLRLALRLIKVDPAMAKQWALKAIQGGVMQNNADICYMRHTGPQQELSNPIAFDFQKFDLIRAGDIKIGKTFMDYLKATNDPRLEVYSSLPDGNSDPSLQKGLPNGYNASTISATPGGGDLTTYSTFNVKTILPLTAPTFFITYAETELMLAEAAARGWTADQAATHYRAAVEASMDQQKLYGKTISTTATSDYLTTGNPFPTGGSLELQLKSINEQYWVVTFLNGWESYANWRRTGIPQLTPLNYPGNATGGTIPRRFTFPRNEYSTNGEHVKQAIAQQGPDAYTTRVWWDK, from the coding sequence ATGAAGCAGAAAACCTTATATATAGCAGCATTATGGATATTGCTGGGTACCTCCTGTACCAAAGATCTGGAAGAGATGAACATCAATCCAAATCAACCCACAAAAGTAGAACCGGGACCTTTATTTACAGCCTTGGAGTTGCGCCAGGCCGGGACCTCTGTTGCCAGAAGAAGCAATGTTGGTTTCGGAATGATGATGGTTCAGCAGACGGCGACCACAAAGATTGATGATCTCGAAGGCGATAAATACCTGCCATCGGAAAGTGCCGCCCTTTTGTTCAATGAAGAGTATGCCGTTCCGGTCCTGAACATGGCGATGCTGATCGATATGCTAAAGCAAGCCCCTGAAAAAGTAAACCTCTATGCTGCGGCAAGAATCTGGAAAGTAATGCAGATGCACCGGTTGACAGATGCCTATGGTGATGTTCCTTATTCGCAGGCCGGACAAGGATTTTTACAACAGATTTATAAGCCGGTATACGATAAGCAGTCGGCCATCTATGCGGATATGCTAAACGAACTGGAGCAGGCCACAAAAGCGTTTGACCCTGCGAAAACTACCTTTGGTGCAGCGGATATCATCTATCAGGGAAAAACAGAACAATGGAAACGTTTGGGGAATTCCTTAATGCTGCGCCTGGCATTGCGTCTGATCAAAGTTGATCCGGCAATGGCTAAACAATGGGCATTAAAAGCAATTCAGGGTGGTGTGATGCAAAACAATGCCGATATCTGTTACATGAGACATACCGGCCCTCAGCAGGAACTGTCTAACCCGATCGCTTTCGATTTTCAAAAATTCGACCTGATCAGGGCAGGAGACATTAAGATCGGTAAAACATTTATGGATTACCTGAAAGCAACAAATGATCCCAGACTGGAGGTCTATAGCTCGCTTCCTGATGGAAACAGCGATCCTTCCCTACAAAAAGGACTGCCAAATGGTTACAACGCGAGTACCATTTCTGCAACTCCGGGCGGAGGAGACCTGACTACTTATTCTACCTTCAATGTGAAGACCATTTTGCCCCTAACCGCACCCACCTTTTTTATCACTTATGCGGAAACCGAACTGATGTTGGCTGAAGCTGCGGCAAGAGGATGGACGGCGGACCAGGCAGCGACACATTATCGCGCTGCAGTTGAAGCGTCCATGGATCAGCAAAAGCTGTATGGTAAAACCATTTCAACTACGGCAACCAGTGACTATCTGACAACCGGCAATCCTTTTCCAACGGGAGGAAGCCTGGAGTTGCAATTGAAATCCATCAATGAGCAATATTGGGTGGTGACCTTTTTAAACGGATGGGAAAGTTACGCCAACTGGAGAAGGACAGGCATCCCTCAGCTAACTCCGCTGAACTATCCTGGAAATGCAACTGGTGGAACAATCCCAAGAAGGTTTACTTTTCCCAGAAACGAATACAGCACAAACGGAGAACATGTGAAACAGGCCATTGCACAACAAGGGCCGGATGCTTATACCACCAGAGTATGGTGGGATAAATAA